Genomic segment of SAR324 cluster bacterium:
CAGATTCGACGAAACCGTGGATATTGTCCTGAAACTGGGTGTTGATTCCAGAAAAGCGGACCAAATGGTTCGCGGAAGTTGTGCCTTGCCTAATGGTCTGGGGAAAACAGTCCGCGTGATTGTCTTCGCCAAAGGTGAAAAAGAAGTTGAAGCTCGAGATGCTGGCGCGGATGTTGTGGGTGGAGAAGATCTGGTTCAAAAAATCCAGGAAGGCTGGATGGAATTTGATCGAACTATTGCCACACCAGACATGATGGGCGTTGTCGGGAAAATCGCAAAACTTCTGGGGCCTCGTGGTTTGATGCCGAACCCCAAGGTTGGCACTGTGACACTTGACGTTCGCAAAATGGTGCAGATGATCAAAGCTGGTCAGGTAGAGTTCCGTGTGGATAAAAACAGCAATTTGCATGCGCCAGTTGGAAAAGTTTCTTTTGACAATCAAAAGCTTGCTGAAAATATCCATGTATTCATGGAAACTATTCTGCGAATCAAACCGTCTACATCCAAAGGTGTTTATCTGAAGAGTTGTACTATCAGTTCAACGATGGGACCTGGCATCAGGGTGGATACGTCAACCCTGTAATTAAGTATTGTGTTGTCGAAGACAGCAGGGGCCCCTGAGGGCTTAATAGTTCACCCTGCCGAGATAGCAAGAATTTCGCTTTTATCCGCTTTTCTGCTTCCGGTTCGGAGTTCTCAAAGGAACTCCTGTCTTTCTGTTTTCGCTTCCATTAAAAATCCGTTCTGATTTCAGAGCGTTTTACCGTTGATCTGGAATACAGTGACATGTATTTCCAACGGATTTTGTTCCCCTGTGAATTTCCAGAGAGTTGCTGGAAAGCGGGGATTGGTTATCACTTCTCAAAAAGCGAGGTGTTTGTGGATAAAATATCAAAAGAAGCGGTGGTTCAGGAGCTGAAAACTGTTTTCAGCAAGGCATCTTCTGCTGTTTTGGTCGATTACCGCGGAATGGAAAACAATAAGGTTGTGGAGTTGCGCAAGCAGCTTTATGACAATGCTTCCAAGATGAAGGTAGTCAAAAATACGTTGGCCAAAATCGCGGCAAAAGATACTCCTTTTGAAAAAATTACCGATAAATTTGTTGATACCCGTGCCATTGTTTTTAGTGAAAAGGATGCAGTTGCCCAGGCAAAAATACTGTCAACCTTTTCCAAAGCAAATCCGGCATTAGTGATTCTGGGAGGTTTGCTCACAGATAAGAAAAAAACATCCGTGTTGAATCCGGATGAAATTAAAGTACTGGCAGAACTGCCTCCAAAAGAGGAACTACTTGCCAAATTGTTGTACTTGATGCAGGCACCTGCGTCACAATTTGTAAGAACTTTGAACGAAGTTCCCGCCAAATTTGTGCGTGCATTGTCCGCCATTGCTGAATCAAAAAAATAACCCTGAACTCATGGAGCTGTTATGTCAGAAATAACAAAAGAACAAGTGATTGAATTTATTTCCAATATGTCCGTTCTTGATTTGTCCCAAATGGTCAAGGAACTCGAAGAAAAATTCGGTGTGAGCGCCGCCGCTGTTGCTGGTCCCGCGGTTGCTGTTGCTGCCGCTCCTGCTGAAGCTGCTGCTGAACAAACCGAATTTG
This window contains:
- a CDS encoding 50S ribosomal protein L1, with the translated sequence MPKLTKRQKMIQEKVDRNRVYPLQEALQILKDVKSPRFDETVDIVLKLGVDSRKADQMVRGSCALPNGLGKTVRVIVFAKGEKEVEARDAGADVVGGEDLVQKIQEGWMEFDRTIATPDMMGVVGKIAKLLGPRGLMPNPKVGTVTLDVRKMVQMIKAGQVEFRVDKNSNLHAPVGKVSFDNQKLAENIHVFMETILRIKPSTSKGVYLKSCTISSTMGPGIRVDTSTL
- the rplJ gene encoding 50S ribosomal protein L10, translating into MDKISKEAVVQELKTVFSKASSAVLVDYRGMENNKVVELRKQLYDNASKMKVVKNTLAKIAAKDTPFEKITDKFVDTRAIVFSEKDAVAQAKILSTFSKANPALVILGGLLTDKKKTSVLNPDEIKVLAELPPKEELLAKLLYLMQAPASQFVRTLNEVPAKFVRALSAIAESKK